The proteins below are encoded in one region of Paraburkholderia aromaticivorans:
- a CDS encoding porin, whose amino-acid sequence MLAGVISSAALYSASANAQSSVTLYGLVDAGVRYTTHANPAGDSQFQLANGESESLFGIKGAEDIGGGTKVIFDIENRFFPNSGATDPAYPFFNTALVGLQSDTFGKLTLGRQINPLSDAVLDAFVTNRWLPTFYQFRPEVTMAQGVWTSNMVKYAARWQYLTAEVSYAFGGAAGHFGAGSQIGASLLYLPAAPLNLAVAYLDSRDAVNASAHLKSWTAGGSYAFDSTTVSAGWVVNRQDAGFVGNFPNGPFSAPALTALKFNAFTSRQMFFGGVTQQIGLATHLSANVWRTTQTGKTQPADGNATQFQLLGDYNLSKRTDIYLEADYSLYRGGMVGAQFQGINAVSSAYKTTQLGVTAGLRHLF is encoded by the coding sequence ATGCTCGCGGGCGTTATTTCAAGTGCGGCGCTGTATTCCGCTTCGGCGAATGCGCAGTCGTCGGTGACGCTTTACGGGCTTGTCGATGCCGGCGTTCGCTATACCACGCATGCGAATCCCGCTGGCGATTCGCAGTTTCAACTCGCCAACGGCGAAAGCGAGAGCCTGTTTGGAATAAAAGGCGCGGAAGACATTGGCGGCGGCACGAAGGTGATCTTCGATATCGAAAACCGCTTCTTTCCGAACTCGGGGGCAACCGACCCCGCTTATCCGTTCTTCAACACGGCGCTTGTCGGCCTGCAGTCGGACACCTTCGGCAAGCTGACGCTGGGGCGTCAGATCAATCCGCTCTCCGACGCGGTTCTCGATGCATTCGTGACGAACCGCTGGCTGCCGACGTTCTATCAGTTCCGGCCGGAAGTCACGATGGCGCAGGGCGTATGGACGAGCAACATGGTCAAGTACGCGGCGCGCTGGCAGTACCTGACGGCCGAAGTTTCGTATGCGTTCGGCGGCGCGGCAGGCCACTTCGGCGCGGGGAGCCAGATTGGCGCGTCTCTCCTGTATCTGCCTGCCGCGCCACTGAACCTGGCGGTCGCTTATCTTGACTCGCGCGACGCGGTGAATGCATCGGCCCATCTCAAGTCGTGGACTGCCGGCGGTTCGTATGCGTTCGACAGCACCACGGTGAGCGCCGGCTGGGTTGTGAACCGGCAGGACGCCGGCTTTGTCGGTAACTTCCCGAATGGCCCGTTTTCCGCGCCCGCATTGACCGCGCTGAAATTCAACGCGTTCACCTCGCGGCAGATGTTCTTTGGCGGCGTGACGCAGCAGATAGGTCTCGCGACACACCTGTCCGCCAACGTGTGGCGCACGACGCAGACCGGAAAAACGCAACCCGCGGACGGAAACGCGACCCAGTTCCAGCTGCTTGGGGACTACAACTTGTCGAAACGTACGGACATCTATCTGGAAGCCGACTATTCACTGTACCGGGGCGGCATGGTCGGCGCGCAATTCCAGGGCATCAACGCAGTGAGCTCGGCCTATAAGACCACGCAACTGGGCGTGACTGCCGGCTTGCGGCATCTGTTCTAG
- a CDS encoding NmrA/HSCARG family protein, which translates to MSNTQKLIAVVGATGQQGGAVVRALQASGQFKVRALTRNPAGHPKLGDEVVLADFNRPETLEAAFAGAHGVFLVTNSWEAQADEPKQAIAAINAAKDAGVQHFIWSTLPNVETITGGAINVPHFTTKAKIEPIVSEAGFAYHTFVVAPFYYQNLIGLMAPQKQPDGAVGWALPLDPERRVIHMGDITELGRLVAGAFAQPELAGRGEHLAMVGDFLSFNEIVATLNQQGNSLSFKQVPREVFAGWFPHADGIAAMLAYFEAHTYLGSDSHDATALAVKVAGQQPTKFAAWAKANFAIPAAT; encoded by the coding sequence ATGTCGAACACGCAAAAGCTCATCGCCGTCGTGGGCGCAACCGGCCAGCAAGGCGGCGCCGTTGTGCGCGCGCTGCAGGCGAGCGGTCAATTCAAAGTGCGCGCGTTGACGCGCAATCCGGCCGGGCATCCAAAGCTGGGTGACGAAGTCGTTCTAGCTGATTTCAATCGTCCGGAAACGCTTGAGGCCGCTTTTGCCGGAGCACACGGCGTTTTCCTGGTGACCAATTCCTGGGAAGCACAAGCAGACGAGCCCAAGCAGGCGATCGCGGCGATCAACGCCGCGAAAGACGCCGGCGTCCAGCACTTCATCTGGTCGACGCTTCCCAATGTGGAGACGATCACCGGCGGCGCGATCAATGTCCCGCACTTCACGACCAAGGCGAAAATCGAACCCATCGTGAGCGAGGCCGGATTTGCGTACCACACGTTCGTGGTCGCGCCGTTCTATTACCAAAACCTGATCGGCCTGATGGCTCCGCAGAAACAACCGGATGGTGCCGTGGGTTGGGCGCTGCCGCTTGATCCGGAGCGACGCGTCATCCATATGGGCGACATTACCGAACTCGGCCGCCTCGTGGCCGGCGCGTTCGCGCAGCCGGAACTCGCGGGGCGTGGCGAACATTTGGCGATGGTCGGCGATTTCCTGAGTTTCAACGAGATCGTCGCCACCCTGAATCAACAAGGGAACTCGCTCTCGTTCAAGCAAGTCCCACGCGAGGTTTTTGCCGGCTGGTTTCCGCACGCCGACGGTATCGCGGCCATGCTCGCCTACTTCGAAGCGCACACGTATCTCGGCTCGGATTCGCACGACGCGACCGCACTCGCGGTCAAAGTCGCCGGCCAGCAGCCGACGAAATTTGCCGCGTGGGCCAAAGCAAACTTCGCAATCCCGGCAGCCACCTGA
- a CDS encoding YceI family protein has translation MKKHLMIAAGALAASLSFSAFADVSTYQLDPDHTYPSFEADHIGGLSVWRGKFDKSQGTVTLDRAAKTGAVEVTTDIASVHTGSTKLDQSLQSDQFFDASKFPDATYKGALKFKGDKPVSIVGNLTMHGVTRPLTLKIDSFKCMQHPMLKREVCGVDAVGEFDRSDFGVDFGKTYGFSMKTRLLISAEALKQ, from the coding sequence TTGAAGAAGCATCTGATGATTGCGGCTGGTGCACTCGCCGCCTCGCTGTCGTTTTCGGCATTCGCGGACGTGTCGACGTACCAGCTTGATCCGGACCACACGTACCCGAGTTTCGAGGCCGACCACATCGGCGGCCTGTCGGTCTGGCGTGGCAAGTTCGACAAGTCGCAGGGCACGGTGACGCTCGATCGCGCGGCGAAGACTGGCGCCGTTGAAGTGACGACCGACATTGCGTCGGTCCACACGGGTAGCACGAAGCTCGACCAGAGCCTGCAGTCGGATCAGTTCTTCGACGCGTCGAAGTTTCCGGATGCAACCTACAAGGGCGCGCTCAAGTTCAAGGGCGACAAGCCGGTCTCTATCGTCGGCAATCTGACGATGCATGGCGTGACCAGGCCATTGACGCTGAAAATCGACTCGTTCAAGTGCATGCAACATCCGATGCTCAAGCGCGAAGTGTGCGGCGTCGACGCGGTGGGCGAATTCGATCGCAGCGACTTCGGTGTCGACTTTGGCAAGACGTACGGCTTCAGTATGAAGACCCGGCTGCTCATCTCGGCCGAAGCGCTGAAGCAGTAA
- a CDS encoding FMN-dependent NADH-azoreductase: MKLLHVDSSILGQASVSRDLSADVVATFRGNHAELAVTYLDLATTPIGHLTAAHLAAAQGATVDEALKSDVTAGQVALEDFLAADIVVIGAPMYNLGVPSQLKAWIDRISVAGKTFSYGEHGPVGLCGGKKLVIASSRGGVYSEGSPAALFDHQETYLKAAFGFLAITDISFIRAEGVAMGEDARSGAIASAKKETAALAA, from the coding sequence ATGAAACTGCTACACGTAGATTCCAGCATCCTCGGGCAAGCCTCGGTCAGCCGTGATCTGTCAGCGGATGTAGTCGCGACCTTCCGGGGCAACCATGCTGAGCTTGCGGTCACCTATCTCGATCTTGCCACCACGCCGATCGGGCATTTAACGGCAGCACACCTCGCGGCCGCGCAAGGCGCTACGGTCGACGAGGCATTGAAGTCCGACGTCACCGCGGGCCAGGTCGCGCTCGAAGACTTCCTGGCCGCCGACATCGTGGTCATTGGTGCGCCGATGTACAACCTCGGCGTGCCCTCTCAACTGAAGGCCTGGATCGACCGCATCTCTGTCGCGGGCAAGACGTTCAGCTACGGCGAGCACGGCCCGGTCGGACTATGCGGGGGCAAGAAGCTGGTCATCGCTTCATCGCGCGGCGGCGTTTACAGCGAAGGCTCGCCCGCAGCTCTCTTCGATCATCAGGAAACCTATCTGAAGGCGGCCTTCGGCTTTCTTGCCATCACGGACATCAGCTTCATTCGCGCCGAAGGCGTGGCGATGGGTGAGGACGCACGCAGTGGGGCGATCGCCTCTGCAAAGAAAGAGACCGCCGCGCTCGCTGCGTGA
- a CDS encoding LysR substrate-binding domain-containing protein — MSISRLRLPSLDGLLAFEAAARYGTFERAGEALCITGSAVAKRVAAVEQLLGIQLLDRSGRTLVLTDAGKDYLQQVAGPLRLLSAVPLHRLDDGRKQRLRLCAPPTFSRQIIAPRLDELSDRYTSIELELVLSVPDTDSPPRDTDLWIRGGEPVEAGCTILTRDRVTPLIAPSLLTRVEPLLKPADMASVRLLRTSLEPWTPWLRAAGLDWSEPDTGPRLMDLGLLLEAAASGQGIALGRPTLALAWLETGALVPLFPDIACPVPPYYLMPHAAQGAAADIAAWLVDICARANRASSEYLSRFTGTDFAG, encoded by the coding sequence ATGAGCATTTCCCGTCTGCGCCTTCCCTCTCTGGATGGGCTGCTGGCGTTCGAAGCCGCGGCGCGGTATGGCACTTTCGAGCGCGCCGGCGAAGCGCTCTGCATCACGGGAAGCGCGGTTGCCAAGCGCGTTGCCGCGGTCGAGCAACTGCTCGGCATTCAGCTATTGGACAGAAGCGGAAGAACGCTGGTGCTGACCGATGCCGGCAAGGACTACCTTCAACAGGTCGCGGGGCCGCTTCGTTTGCTGTCGGCGGTGCCGTTGCATCGGCTCGATGACGGACGCAAGCAGCGCTTGCGCCTCTGCGCGCCGCCCACGTTTTCGCGCCAGATTATCGCGCCCAGGCTCGACGAATTGAGTGACCGGTACACGTCGATCGAACTGGAACTGGTCCTGAGCGTGCCGGATACGGACAGCCCGCCCCGCGATACCGATCTCTGGATTCGAGGCGGCGAGCCCGTCGAGGCGGGATGCACGATCTTGACGCGAGATCGCGTAACGCCGCTGATCGCGCCGTCGCTTCTGACGCGTGTCGAACCATTACTTAAGCCCGCCGACATGGCGAGTGTGCGGCTTTTGCGGACCTCACTGGAGCCGTGGACGCCATGGCTGCGCGCCGCGGGTCTCGACTGGAGCGAGCCTGATACAGGGCCACGGCTGATGGATCTCGGCTTGTTGCTGGAGGCGGCGGCAAGCGGGCAAGGCATCGCGCTCGGAAGGCCGACGCTTGCATTGGCATGGCTGGAAACGGGGGCACTCGTCCCCTTGTTTCCCGACATTGCGTGCCCCGTGCCGCCGTACTATCTGATGCCGCATGCCGCGCAAGGCGCTGCGGCCGACATTGCCGCCTGGCTGGTCGACATCTGTGCGCGTGCGAACCGGGCATCGTCGGAATATCTTTCGCGTTTCACCGGAACAGATTTCGCGGGATAA
- a CDS encoding alpha-hydroxy acid oxidase, whose product MPDPIACIEDLRAAARRRVPRMFYDYVDSGSYTESTYHANEADLRQIRLRQRVGVNIDARSLETVMAGRKVAMPVALAPTGLAGMMRGDGEILAARAAQRFGVPFTLSTMSICSIEDVARSVPSPFWFQLYVMRDRAFIEQLMQRAASAGCTALVVTMDLPVGGQRHKDVRNGLSTPPRMTLNNLLNMASKPAWTWGMARAKRRHFGNIVGHVKGVDDMSSLASWVRDQFDPTVTWADIEWIRKRWNGKLILKGILDTHDALRAVDAGADVIVVSNHGGRQLDGAVSTIEALPSIAEAVGERVEVWFDSGIRTGQDVLKAVALGARGTMIGRAFLYGLAAAGEAGVRRSLEIIAAELDTTMALCGYADIGAVGPEILASRGFAQS is encoded by the coding sequence ATGCCCGACCCAATCGCATGCATCGAAGACCTGCGCGCAGCGGCCCGCCGGCGCGTGCCGCGCATGTTCTACGACTACGTCGACTCAGGCTCATACACCGAGTCGACCTATCACGCAAACGAAGCCGATCTACGGCAAATCAGATTACGCCAGCGCGTGGGCGTCAATATCGACGCAAGAAGTCTCGAGACCGTGATGGCCGGCCGCAAGGTCGCGATGCCGGTCGCGCTCGCGCCGACCGGGCTCGCCGGAATGATGAGAGGCGACGGCGAAATTCTCGCGGCGCGCGCGGCGCAGCGTTTTGGTGTGCCGTTCACCTTGTCGACCATGAGCATTTGCTCGATCGAGGACGTCGCCCGGAGCGTCCCCAGCCCCTTCTGGTTTCAACTCTATGTCATGCGGGACAGGGCATTCATCGAGCAGCTGATGCAGCGCGCCGCAAGCGCTGGGTGCACCGCACTGGTCGTGACGATGGACCTGCCGGTGGGCGGTCAGCGCCATAAGGACGTGCGCAACGGTCTGTCCACGCCGCCTCGCATGACCTTGAACAACCTCCTGAACATGGCGAGCAAGCCGGCCTGGACCTGGGGCATGGCGCGAGCGAAGCGGCGCCACTTCGGCAATATCGTCGGCCACGTCAAGGGTGTCGACGATATGTCTTCGTTGGCTTCCTGGGTGAGAGATCAGTTCGATCCGACCGTGACATGGGCGGACATCGAATGGATCCGCAAGCGCTGGAACGGCAAGCTGATCCTGAAGGGGATTCTCGACACGCACGACGCGCTTCGCGCGGTCGACGCCGGCGCGGACGTCATTGTCGTTTCGAATCATGGCGGCCGCCAGCTCGATGGCGCGGTGTCGACGATCGAGGCATTGCCGTCGATTGCGGAAGCGGTCGGCGAGCGCGTCGAGGTGTGGTTCGACAGCGGCATCAGGACGGGACAAGACGTCCTGAAGGCCGTGGCCCTCGGTGCACGCGGCACGATGATCGGCCGGGCGTTTCTCTATGGACTCGCGGCGGCGGGCGAGGCGGGTGTCCGAAGAAGTCTGGAAATCATCGCCGCGGAACTCGATACGACGATGGCGCTGTGCGGATATGCCGATATCGGCGCGGTCGGCCCGGAGATTCTGGCTTCGAGAGGTTTTGCGCAATCGTAA